A part of Geothrix oryzae genomic DNA contains:
- a CDS encoding YdcF family protein, translated as MNAPYHAPPRASFRQKLGPGGAVSLALALLTSLGLLGLPVLFRLRQVLRGAHGEEPVASDAILVLGRKLEANALTPVFEARLAHAEGLWRQGFAPRIIVAGGTTGTALRSEAEAGRDWLLARGVPGGAILLEDRSQHTLENLFNVRAHLRGQGWRTLLLVTDPLHLTRAGATARGLDLEVRCRPAPGCPPLAGTLRWWGRALQEAFLLHWYHTGMAYSRLIRSERQLERVT; from the coding sequence ATGAACGCCCCCTACCACGCCCCGCCCCGCGCCAGCTTCCGCCAGAAGCTGGGGCCCGGTGGGGCGGTTTCATTGGCGCTGGCGCTGCTCACGAGCCTCGGCCTGCTGGGCCTGCCGGTGCTGTTCCGGCTGCGGCAGGTGCTCCGGGGAGCCCACGGCGAGGAACCCGTGGCCTCGGATGCGATCCTGGTGTTGGGCCGGAAGCTGGAGGCCAATGCGTTGACGCCAGTCTTCGAGGCGCGGCTGGCCCACGCCGAAGGGCTCTGGCGGCAGGGGTTCGCCCCGCGGATCATCGTGGCCGGGGGGACCACCGGAACGGCGCTGCGCAGCGAGGCCGAGGCCGGCCGGGACTGGCTGCTGGCCCGGGGCGTCCCCGGAGGGGCGATCCTCCTGGAGGACCGCAGCCAGCACACCCTCGAGAACCTCTTCAATGTGCGGGCGCACCTGCGCGGCCAGGGGTGGCGAACCCTCCTGCTGGTCACGGACCCGCTGCACCTCACCCGGGCCGGGGCCACCGCCCGGGGGCTGGACCTGGAGGTGCGCTGCCGCCCCGCGCCCGGCTGTCCGCCGCTGGCCGGAACCCTTCGCTGGTGGGGGCGGGCCCTCCAGGAGGCCTTTCTGCTGCACTGGTACCACACCGGCATGGCCTACAGCCGCTTGATCCGTAGCGAACGGCAGCTGGAGCGGGTGACCTGA
- a CDS encoding S9 family peptidase, whose amino-acid sequence MQRVPIRSILVGLALCCTIGAMPATAAPPTLQDFFRNPEKTGFSISPDGKHLAWVAPYQSRLNVFVRPLAGGSETRVTAETARDISGYFWKGDRILYVKDFGGDENFHVVSVDLAGKDLKDLTPGDKLRAEIVDDLENDDQHLLLSHNRRDARVFDVYRVDVKTGKETLVAQNPGNITGWVTDHAGRVRIATTTDGVNSSLLYREKEQDPFKPILTTNFKETLAPLFFTFDNKKLYVASNRGRDKAAIFEFDPATAKEGKLLFERSDVDVTGLSFSKKRKVLTEISYTTWKTQRHFLDAETKAVFDKVQAQLPGYDIVLGPYTKAEDKVIVSTTSDRTRGKRYLFEKATGKLTFLAEVAPWLKEADLTEMKPVSYASRDGLTIHGYLTLPKGKEAKNLPVVVNPHGGPWARDVWRFNPEVQFLASRGYAVFQMNFRGSTGYGRSFWEASFKQWGRSMQDDVTDGVQWLIKQGIADPKRVAIYGGSYGGYATLAGITYTPDLYAAAVDYVGVSNLFTFMTTIPPYWKPFLDMMYEMVGNPEKDKELLKAASPVFHADRIKTPLFIAQGAKDPRVNKAESDQMVEALKKRGVEVEYLVKDNEGHGFRNEENRFAFYEAMERFLAKHLKP is encoded by the coding sequence CTCGATCTCGCCCGACGGCAAGCACCTGGCCTGGGTGGCCCCCTATCAGAGCCGCCTGAATGTCTTCGTGCGGCCCCTGGCCGGAGGGAGCGAGACCCGCGTCACCGCCGAAACCGCCCGGGACATCTCGGGCTACTTCTGGAAGGGCGACCGGATCCTCTATGTGAAGGACTTCGGAGGAGACGAGAACTTCCATGTGGTGAGCGTCGACCTGGCCGGGAAGGACCTGAAGGACCTGACCCCCGGGGACAAGCTCCGCGCCGAGATCGTGGATGACCTCGAGAACGACGACCAGCACCTGCTGCTCTCCCACAACCGCCGCGATGCCCGGGTCTTCGATGTCTACCGGGTGGATGTGAAGACGGGGAAGGAGACCCTCGTGGCCCAGAACCCCGGGAACATCACGGGCTGGGTGACCGATCACGCCGGACGGGTGCGGATCGCCACGACCACCGATGGCGTCAACAGCTCGCTGCTCTACCGGGAAAAGGAGCAGGATCCCTTCAAGCCGATCCTGACCACGAACTTCAAGGAGACGCTGGCGCCGCTCTTCTTCACCTTCGACAACAAGAAGCTCTATGTGGCCTCCAACCGCGGACGCGACAAGGCGGCCATCTTCGAATTCGACCCGGCCACCGCCAAGGAGGGGAAGCTCCTCTTCGAGCGCTCCGATGTGGATGTCACCGGGCTGAGCTTTTCGAAGAAGCGGAAGGTCCTGACGGAGATCTCCTACACCACCTGGAAGACCCAGCGGCACTTCCTCGACGCGGAAACCAAGGCCGTGTTCGACAAGGTCCAGGCCCAGCTGCCGGGCTACGACATCGTGCTCGGACCCTACACCAAGGCCGAGGACAAGGTCATCGTCTCCACGACCAGCGACCGCACCCGGGGCAAGCGCTACCTGTTCGAGAAGGCGACGGGCAAGCTGACCTTCCTGGCCGAGGTGGCCCCCTGGCTCAAGGAAGCCGACCTCACCGAGATGAAGCCTGTCTCCTACGCCTCCCGCGACGGCCTCACGATCCACGGCTACCTGACCCTGCCCAAGGGCAAGGAGGCCAAGAACCTGCCCGTGGTCGTGAATCCCCACGGCGGCCCCTGGGCCCGCGATGTCTGGCGGTTCAACCCCGAGGTGCAGTTCCTGGCCAGCCGCGGCTACGCGGTGTTCCAGATGAACTTCCGCGGCTCCACCGGATACGGCCGGTCGTTCTGGGAAGCCAGCTTCAAGCAGTGGGGCCGCAGCATGCAGGATGATGTCACCGACGGCGTGCAGTGGCTCATCAAGCAGGGCATCGCCGATCCCAAGCGCGTGGCCATCTACGGCGGCAGCTACGGTGGATACGCCACCCTGGCGGGCATCACCTACACGCCGGACCTCTACGCCGCCGCGGTGGACTATGTGGGCGTCTCCAACCTCTTCACCTTCATGACCACCATCCCGCCCTACTGGAAGCCGTTCCTGGACATGATGTACGAGATGGTGGGCAACCCCGAGAAGGACAAGGAACTGCTGAAGGCCGCCAGTCCGGTGTTCCACGCCGACCGGATCAAGACCCCCCTCTTCATCGCCCAGGGAGCCAAGGATCCCCGCGTGAACAAGGCCGAAAGCGACCAGATGGTCGAGGCCCTGAAGAAGCGCGGCGTCGAGGTGGAGTACCTGGTGAAGGACAACGAGGGACACGGGTTCCGCAACGAAGAGAACCGGTTCGCCTTCTACGAGGCCATGGAACGGTTCCTGGCCAAGCACCTGAAGCCCTAG